The following are encoded in a window of uncultured Sphaerochaeta sp. genomic DNA:
- a CDS encoding GNAT family N-acetyltransferase produces MTKDDRRKLTAQIDEWPPNAAFAADWNSLLAQTPFASAFDHLEWIEIGVGQFAKDTKILPCRFLDQEGTLACMGIFRITEESGKLLPRTVVRTIEFNSQRIIPFIGADQKTTAEAIEALRDAINKPVDSFDFFKLDPQGGTLEKISGFLDAKSLPHTLEVFNEQPYFPLVGTWVEYLSDRTQGHRKRIRRYTRKLWEKYPDYHFTRYQSKTDFTEESFSSVMEEVLALFNASWQAEALAEENALDDLKSFYKQVATVFLEKDMLDLCTLHCDHTLIAFELNLVYRGSVHMLFGAYNRDYADWSPGNAILSEIIQDSYKKGYEKIEFGGEYLDYKKLWTKSMAPSYHLRVHGNTLRAKIKKIIDR; encoded by the coding sequence ATGACAAAGGATGACAGACGAAAACTGACCGCCCAGATTGATGAGTGGCCACCCAATGCTGCATTTGCTGCCGACTGGAACTCCCTTTTGGCACAAACCCCTTTTGCCAGCGCCTTCGACCATCTCGAATGGATAGAGATCGGCGTCGGCCAGTTTGCCAAGGATACAAAGATTCTTCCCTGCCGCTTTCTGGACCAGGAAGGAACCTTGGCATGCATGGGAATCTTTCGCATCACAGAGGAGTCTGGAAAGTTGCTTCCACGTACCGTGGTACGTACCATTGAATTCAATTCACAGAGGATCATACCCTTTATTGGAGCCGACCAGAAAACCACTGCTGAGGCAATCGAAGCACTGCGTGATGCCATCAATAAACCGGTGGACTCCTTTGATTTCTTCAAGCTTGACCCACAAGGGGGAACCTTGGAGAAAATTTCTGGTTTCCTTGATGCAAAGTCACTACCCCACACCCTCGAAGTCTTCAATGAACAACCCTACTTCCCACTGGTGGGAACCTGGGTTGAATATCTCTCAGATCGTACCCAGGGACACAGAAAGAGAATCCGGCGCTACACAAGGAAGCTTTGGGAGAAATATCCAGATTACCACTTCACCCGATACCAAAGCAAAACTGATTTTACTGAAGAAAGTTTTTCCTCAGTCATGGAAGAGGTACTTGCCCTATTTAATGCCAGCTGGCAAGCAGAAGCACTTGCTGAGGAGAATGCCTTGGATGACCTGAAGTCATTCTATAAACAGGTTGCCACAGTCTTCCTTGAGAAAGACATGCTCGATCTCTGCACCTTGCATTGTGACCATACACTTATCGCATTCGAGTTGAATCTTGTGTATCGCGGGTCGGTCCATATGCTCTTTGGAGCATACAACCGAGACTATGCTGACTGGTCTCCCGGCAATGCCATACTCTCGGAAATCATTCAGGACTCCTACAAGAAGGGGTACGAGAAGATTGAGTTCGGGGGAGAGTACCTCGATTACAAGAAGCTATGGACAAAGAGCATGGCGCCATCCTACCACCTGCGGGTGCATGGCAATACCTTGCGTGCAAAAATCAAGAAGATCATCGACCGTTGA
- a CDS encoding glycosyltransferase family 4 protein has translation MKILIVTNLFPPVVLGGYEILCHQVVKALEDAGHTVTVLTSTVGAVPSSGSIIRELHVFQPFDKKVEGAMRSEKLRAARHNAQCMKDLLAKSSFDVIFMWSMLRLTPSCAAVAESSEVPVVYTFNDEHPSGYLPARFSLSPRVFFRWVLDATVFQSLTNRSLQFKFSTCISKLLKENLLKAGMPISGSQVIYQGIPISQFPLRDQGRSNEGPLRLLYAGQLHAYKGVHTLLEALGLIAESDEPTKYQCSIVGAGTDEYEKQLASHAERLRIPVSLMGKVTHEEMAALYRSHDVLVFPSIWPEPFGLTHLEAMASGIPVISTVNGGQGEFLFDGVNCLSFPPSDAECLAHQIQTLANDPDLYQSLVEAGRDTVEKGFTFSRYVADLQRLLKKAISQTR, from the coding sequence ATGAAGATTTTGATTGTAACGAATTTGTTTCCTCCCGTCGTCTTGGGTGGGTACGAGATACTGTGTCACCAAGTCGTGAAGGCGCTTGAAGATGCCGGTCACACGGTGACTGTTCTCACCAGCACAGTGGGGGCTGTCCCTTCTTCAGGCTCCATTATTCGTGAGCTGCATGTCTTCCAGCCATTTGATAAGAAGGTTGAAGGGGCAATGAGGAGTGAGAAACTCAGAGCTGCTCGTCATAATGCACAATGCATGAAAGATCTCCTTGCAAAATCTTCCTTCGATGTCATATTCATGTGGAGCATGCTCCGTCTCACGCCCTCCTGTGCGGCAGTGGCAGAGAGTTCAGAGGTTCCTGTTGTTTATACGTTCAATGATGAGCATCCAAGTGGATACCTTCCCGCGCGGTTTTCCCTCTCCCCCCGTGTTTTCTTCAGATGGGTGCTTGATGCCACAGTTTTTCAGTCCCTTACCAATCGATCATTACAATTTAAGTTCTCTACCTGTATCAGCAAGTTGCTCAAGGAGAACCTGCTCAAGGCAGGGATGCCCATCAGTGGTAGCCAGGTAATTTACCAAGGTATTCCGATCAGTCAATTTCCCCTGAGAGATCAGGGGAGAAGCAACGAAGGTCCACTTCGCTTGCTCTATGCTGGACAGTTGCACGCATACAAGGGAGTCCATACCCTCTTGGAAGCCTTGGGATTGATAGCAGAGAGCGATGAGCCTACCAAATACCAATGTTCCATTGTGGGCGCAGGTACAGATGAGTATGAGAAACAACTGGCTTCTCACGCTGAACGCTTGAGGATTCCGGTTTCGCTCATGGGCAAGGTAACCCATGAAGAGATGGCAGCTCTCTATCGCAGCCATGATGTACTGGTTTTTCCCTCCATCTGGCCTGAGCCGTTTGGCCTTACACATCTGGAGGCGATGGCTAGTGGAATCCCGGTTATCAGTACGGTCAATGGAGGGCAAGGGGAGTTTCTCTTTGATGGGGTCAACTGCCTGAGCTTCCCCCCTTCTGATGCTGAATGCTTAGCGCACCAAATCCAAACATTGGCTAATGACCCTGATCTTTATCAATCCCTGGTTGAGGCAGGCCGCGATACGGTGGAGAAAGGGTTTACCTTCTCAAGGTATGTTGCGGATTTACAGCGGTTGTTGAAAAAGGCTATCAGTCAGACTCGCTAG